TATCGGAAAGGAACCTGTGCCCCCGTGCCACAAGCTGCCGTTTCAAGTCTGCATAGTTCCCGATGATGCCGTTGTGGACGATCGCGATCCGGTTTTTGCAGTCAGTATGCGGGTGGGCGTTGACATCATTGGGGATGCCGTGTGTTGCCCAGCGCGTGTGCCCGATCCCAACCGTGCCGTTTAAGTGGAGTGCAGACCGGGCGTTTTCCGATATCCTGCCGGCATGTTTGCAAATCTCGATGCCACTCCCGATAGTGGCAATACCGAATGAATCGTAGCCCCGGTATTCGAGTTTTTTTAACCCTTTGACAATAATGGGTGCTGCGTTTTTAAAGCCGATATAGCCGACAATACCACACACTTCAGATCACCAGTGAATCATCGGGGACTGACGAGGAGATGACCCGGTTGCCGTCCTCAACCGTGGTGTTGTTCCCGATGATGCAATTCTTAAACGTTGTAAAGGCGCCGGCCTGCACCCCGTCGCCGAGGATCGCCCCGAACTCCGGTTTTGTGATGGTCCCCTCGATCTCCATGAGCGAAGCGCTCGTGCAGGTGCTCGTGTGATCGGCAAGTATGCACCCTTCACCAAGCACGGCATCAAGTATACGGGAGTGCGACCCGACAGAGCAGTCATCCATGAGCAGCGCGTTGCCGATATAGCAGAACGGTTCTATCCTTGCCCTGGCACCGATGCTGGTATTGGGCATGATGCAGCAGTTCGGCCCGATCTCACAATCGTTGCCGATCACGACCGGCCCGGAGATTACCGTGTTGGGGCCGATGGTTGTACCTTTTCCGATATGGACAGCACCGGTGATGGTCGTGTTCCTGCTGGATACGCCTTCCCGCGAGGGGTCGATGTGCGACAGGAGGCGGGCATTCATCCGGAGCAGGTCCCACGGGTAAATGGCGTCCTGCCAGTCATCAGCAACAACACCATGGAGCTTCTGGTTGTCTTCAAGCATGCAGGAAATTGCATCGGTGATATTATTCTCCAGGATGTACCGGAAAAATGATGGCGAAAGGGAATAGATTCCGGTGCTGACCATGAAACCAGGTGCCCTCTCCGGCTTTTCCACGATATGGGTGACATACCCGTCGGCCAGCTGCACGACGCCAAAGTTCGAGGGATTCGGGTGCTCGTGCACCAGCATTGCATTGTGGACATTCTTGATCTTTGCTACCGAACCCGCATCGATATAGTTATCCCCGGGAAGGACAAGGAAGTCCCCGTTGATCTTCTGTTGTGCGCATGTGAGGGCATGGGCTGTCCCGAGTTGCTTGTCCTGGATAACAACTGTGACCGGCACGTTGAGCGAATTAAGATACCTGGTCACCTGCTCTTTACGGTACCCCACGACAACGATGATGTCCCGGATACCGTTTTTTGTCAGTGCATCAATAACATATTCAATAATCGGCCGGTTTGCGACCGGTATCAATGCCTTTGGCCTGCTGTGAGTGAGCGGGCGCACCCGCTTCCCCTCCCCTGCTGCAAGAATTACTGCCTGCACATTTCACCTACCGTATCCATGAATTTTCCCCAATAAGCCCCTCGATGTAACTGCCGGGGGCAAATTTTGCACCGGTTCCAATCACTGCTCCCACGTTGACCGAGCAGTTGATCCCGAACTGCACGTCATCTCCGATGATGGCACCGAACTTTTTTCTTCTTGAGTCTTTTCCTGCCACCCGTATGGTCGCATGGTCGTGGCGCAGGTTTGCGATTTTGGTACCTGCACCAAAGTTGCATCCGCTGCCGATGATGCTGTCCCCGATATAGTTGAAATGCGGGATTTTTGTGCCAGCCATGATGATCGAATTTTTCAGTTCCGTGCAATGCCCGATATGGCACCCGTCACCGACAGCGGTTGCGCCGCGGAGGTAAGCATGCGGCCCGATCCGGCAGTTGCATCCGATCACGCATGGCCCCTCAATAACGGTGCCGGATTTTACAACAGTGTCTTTTCCAATCACGACCGTCCCGGAGCAACTGACACCAGCCTCGATCTCCCCTTCGTTCCTTGACTCAGCCGATGCAATCAGCATTGCATTTGCATCCAGCATGTCCCAAGGGTGCCCGACATCCATCCATGATGGAAGGGGGTGCGATTTGAGTTTCTTATCCCTGATATAGCCCTCAAATGCATCGGGGAGTTCAAGTTCCCCCCGTGACGAGGGAATGACCTCGTCAATGCGATCAAAGATGTCCGGCTCAAGGATATATGCCCCGGCGTTGATGGTGGTACTCCGTGGGCGGGGTGATTTTTCTTCGAGACCTGTCACAAACCCGCCTTCTGCCATAACGACACCATAGTCCCTGGGGTGATCGGTGGTGCTGGTGCCCATGGTGGGGGCATCGCATGTGCAAAGTGACCTGATGTCTTCTCCTTTTAAAATCATATCGCCGTTTAACAGCAGGAATTTCCCATCGATGGAGTCGCGTGCGGCATTGAGGGCGTCCGCGGTACCCTGCTGGCGCCGCTGGGGTGCATACTTAACCCTAATACCAAAACGGGAACCGTCGCCAAAATGTTTGCGTATCTCCCGTTCCCCGTACCCTACGACGAAAACAAAACCGGTGATGCCGGCATCGCGTGCGGCAAGGACAAGGTGCTCCATCATCGGGCGGTTTGCGAGCGCGAG
Above is a genomic segment from Methanoregula sp. containing:
- a CDS encoding sugar phosphate nucleotidyltransferase yields the protein MQAVILAAGEGKRVRPLTHSRPKALIPVANRPIIEYVIDALTKNGIRDIIVVVGYRKEQVTRYLNSLNVPVTVVIQDKQLGTAHALTCAQQKINGDFLVLPGDNYIDAGSVAKIKNVHNAMLVHEHPNPSNFGVVQLADGYVTHIVEKPERAPGFMVSTGIYSLSPSFFRYILENNITDAISCMLEDNQKLHGVVADDWQDAIYPWDLLRMNARLLSHIDPSREGVSSRNTTITGAVHIGKGTTIGPNTVISGPVVIGNDCEIGPNCCIMPNTSIGARARIEPFCYIGNALLMDDCSVGSHSRILDAVLGEGCILADHTSTCTSASLMEIEGTITKPEFGAILGDGVQAGAFTTFKNCIIGNNTTVEDGNRVISSSVPDDSLVI
- a CDS encoding sugar phosphate nucleotidyltransferase, whose protein sequence is MECVVLAAGEGKRMRPLTAKRPKVMLALANRPMMEHLVLAARDAGITGFVFVVGYGEREIRKHFGDGSRFGIRVKYAPQRRQQGTADALNAARDSIDGKFLLLNGDMILKGEDIRSLCTCDAPTMGTSTTDHPRDYGVVMAEGGFVTGLEEKSPRPRSTTINAGAYILEPDIFDRIDEVIPSSRGELELPDAFEGYIRDKKLKSHPLPSWMDVGHPWDMLDANAMLIASAESRNEGEIEAGVSCSGTVVIGKDTVVKSGTVIEGPCVIGCNCRIGPHAYLRGATAVGDGCHIGHCTELKNSIIMAGTKIPHFNYIGDSIIGSGCNFGAGTKIANLRHDHATIRVAGKDSRRKKFGAIIGDDVQFGINCSVNVGAVIGTGAKFAPGSYIEGLIGENSWIR